A genomic window from Candidatus Kouleothrix ribensis includes:
- a CDS encoding GAF domain-containing protein has protein sequence MHLKIVKELRNLLTTMLLQLNDLLSAAVLIVAFSLLAYIALQNWHTAIARALCVLLAGVVIVAGGDVLLGQAEHDATIQFLLRAQWLGITLVPAGYIHLADALLTYSGRLSRRRRWLVALGYALSAAFFALALGSSLLLQGGIARGPLAQFGAGPLFGLFGLYFAATTAGGLWAVWQVRHLALTPTLRRRLTYLGATFLAPGLAVFPYLVIAGTYSLLSNNVVLLLSALGNVGVVVMITIMVYSIAFQGLLLPDRLIKQDFIRWGLYGPFVGLTIILFLRSTPVLAKHLGLPPQTLLTFGVMIMTVLMPIFVSKIKPYLDALVYRQDRAEIDYLRTLPRNTFTYADLRSLLENTLVVICGALRVDTGFVAAPDDENSYTVKSLVGARRLVKRFVAEHPLNEMLPALMNAPPAEPGSVPPIESFLRYNGFCMLPLRSSDGEVLGTLGVAYPQSGLTPEARRLIGVLAHQMELALATVHMQQRLFDTLRGMGPEMQSLQVLNTRLEQATPASLETLESEVALLPEFPQLVKDALTHYWGGPKLSDSPLLGLRTVRRLIVDQGGSPTRALQAVLRQAIENLRPEAQLDPSAQEWLLYNILELRFLQGKRTRDIAERLAMSESDFYRKQRIAIEEVVRQLALMEESE, from the coding sequence ATGCATCTGAAGATAGTGAAAGAGCTGCGCAATCTGCTTACTACTATGTTGTTGCAACTCAACGATTTACTCTCGGCGGCGGTGCTAATCGTCGCGTTTTCGCTCCTTGCATATATAGCCCTTCAGAACTGGCACACGGCGATCGCGCGCGCGTTGTGTGTGTTGCTTGCCGGCGTGGTGATCGTCGCCGGCGGCGATGTGCTGCTTGGCCAGGCCGAGCACGACGCGACCATCCAATTCCTGCTGCGCGCACAGTGGCTCGGTATCACGCTGGTGCCGGCCGGCTATATCCACCTGGCCGACGCGCTGCTGACGTATAGCGGGCGGCTGAGCCGCCGCCGCCGCTGGTTGGTGGCGCTGGGCTACGCGCTCAGCGCCGCGTTTTTCGCGTTGGCGCTGGGTAGTAGCCTGCTGCTCCAGGGCGGCATCGCGCGTGGCCCGCTGGCGCAGTTCGGCGCCGGCCCACTGTTTGGGCTATTCGGCCTGTATTTCGCGGCCACCACTGCCGGCGGGCTGTGGGCCGTGTGGCAGGTGCGCCACCTGGCGCTCACGCCGACGCTGCGACGGCGCCTGACCTACCTCGGCGCAACGTTTCTCGCACCGGGGTTGGCGGTGTTTCCATACCTGGTGATCGCCGGCACCTACAGCCTGCTCTCGAACAATGTCGTGCTGCTGCTCTCGGCACTCGGCAATGTTGGCGTCGTGGTGATGATCACGATCATGGTCTACAGCATCGCCTTCCAGGGCCTGCTGCTGCCCGATCGCCTGATCAAGCAAGATTTCATCCGCTGGGGCCTGTACGGGCCGTTCGTCGGGCTCACGATCATCCTGTTTCTGCGCAGCACCCCCGTGCTGGCCAAGCACCTGGGCCTGCCACCGCAGACGCTGCTGACCTTCGGCGTGATGATTATGACAGTGCTGATGCCGATCTTCGTCAGCAAGATCAAGCCCTACCTCGACGCGCTGGTGTACCGGCAAGATCGCGCCGAGATCGACTACCTGCGCACGCTGCCGCGCAATACGTTCACCTACGCCGATCTACGCAGCCTGCTCGAGAATACGCTGGTGGTGATCTGCGGCGCGCTGCGCGTCGACACCGGCTTTGTGGCTGCGCCCGACGACGAGAACAGCTACACGGTCAAGTCGCTGGTCGGCGCGCGGCGGCTGGTGAAGCGCTTTGTGGCTGAGCACCCGCTGAACGAGATGCTGCCGGCACTGATGAACGCGCCGCCGGCCGAACCCGGCTCGGTGCCGCCGATCGAGTCGTTTCTGCGCTATAACGGCTTCTGCATGCTGCCGCTGCGCAGCAGCGACGGCGAGGTGCTCGGCACGCTGGGCGTGGCATACCCGCAGTCGGGGCTTACGCCCGAGGCGCGCCGGCTGATCGGTGTGCTGGCGCATCAGATGGAGCTGGCGCTGGCGACGGTGCATATGCAGCAGCGGCTGTTCGATACGCTGCGCGGCATGGGCCCCGAGATGCAGTCGCTGCAGGTGCTGAACACGCGGCTCGAGCAGGCCACGCCGGCCTCACTCGAGACGCTCGAGTCCGAGGTGGCGCTGCTGCCCGAGTTCCCGCAGCTGGTGAAAGACGCGCTGACCCACTACTGGGGCGGGCCAAAGCTCTCCGATAGCCCGCTCTTGGGCCTGCGCACCGTGCGGCGCCTGATCGTCGATCAGGGCGGTAGCCCGACCCGCGCGCTCCAGGCGGTGCTGCGCCAGGCGATCGAAAACCTGCGGCCCGAAGCGCAGCTCGATCCATCGGCCCAGGAGTGGCTGTTGTATAATATTCTCGAGCTACGCTTTCTCCAGGGCAAGCGCACGCGCGATATCGCCGAGCGCCTGGCCATGAGCGAGTCCGATTTCTATCGCAAGCAGCGCATCGCCATCGAGGAGGTGGTGCGGCAGCTCGCGCTGATGGAGGAGTCGGAATAG
- a CDS encoding response regulator — protein MVYARMRILLAEDEPDIQFVTRIALEDEGHQVVAVDNGQAALACAHAEPFDVVLLDIMMPHLDGLGVCRQLKADTHTRHIPVIFLTARSQQFEVQAGLRLGALGYIVKPFDTFTLADEIAALLAQQAH, from the coding sequence ATGGTATACGCCCGTATGAGAATATTGCTGGCCGAGGATGAACCCGATATTCAGTTCGTCACGCGCATCGCGCTCGAAGACGAAGGGCACCAGGTCGTGGCCGTCGACAACGGCCAGGCTGCGCTCGCGTGTGCCCACGCCGAGCCGTTCGATGTCGTGCTGCTCGACATTATGATGCCGCACCTCGATGGGCTGGGTGTGTGCCGGCAGCTCAAGGCCGATACCCACACTCGCCACATCCCGGTGATCTTTTTGACCGCGCGGTCGCAGCAGTTCGAGGTGCAGGCCGGCTTGCGCCTGGGCGCGCTAGGCTACATCGTCAAGCCCTTCGATACCTTCACGCTGGCCGACGAGATCGCCGCTCTGCTGGCACAGCAAGCGCATTGA